A part of Eremothecium sinecaudum strain ATCC 58844 chromosome VII, complete sequence genomic DNA contains:
- the OGG1 gene encoding 8-oxoguanine glycosylase OGG1 (Syntenic homolog of Ashbya gossypii AER127C; Syntenic homolog of Saccharomyces cerevisiae YML060W (OGG1)) yields MRFDRLLFPKGEVILAHVLQCGQAFRWVWNSNKNYYATSMLLNDSLGYKIVILRQKDESTIEYSIYKDDSDKSFDALRTCLQHYLRLDVSLEKLLSEWSAVDKNFVNKCHRGVRVLGQEPWETLCSFICSSNNNISRITKMCHSLCGEYGKEIGNLDGISYYSFPSSNDIVHKASEEHLRELGFGYRARYIIGAAKLMHQDKPVSMSDTEYIKSWHKKLSKPEIRERFLAFPGVGPKVADCVCLMGMQMDDVVPIDVHMQRIAERDYRFNATANKAEELKERYKALPLTRKSMNIKLELAREMFASKWGPYAGWAQGVIFAQEINKTVGATTEDMHLVKRVKKEEEKSSSATLEVKVEGIEYSNTGRPMRWASKKVNYNV; encoded by the coding sequence ATGAGGTTTGATAGATTATTGTTCCCAAAAGGTGAGGTTATTTTAGCTCACGTCTTGCAATGTGGACAGGCGTTTCGCTGGGTATGGAATAGTAATAAGAACTATTACGCGACCAGTATGCTGCTAAATGATTCATTGGGTTATAAAATTGTTATATTAAGGCAGAAAGACGAATCCACTATAGAGTATTCGATTTATAAAGACGATTCTGATAAATCGTTTGATGCATTAAGAACCTGTTTGCAGCATTATTTAAGATTAGATGTATCACTAGAAAAATTGCTTAGTGAATGGTCGGCTGTAGACAAGAATTTTGTTAATAAATGTCATAGAGGTGTTAGAGTTTTGGGCCAGGAGCCATGGGAAACTTTATGCTCTTTTATTTGTTCTAGCAACAATAATATTAGTCGTATCACCAAGATGTGCCATTCCTTGTGTGGTGAATATGGTAAAGAAATAGGAAACCTTGATGGGATTTCATATTATTCATTTCCAAGTAGTAATGATATCGTTCATAAAGCTTCGGAAGAGCATTTGAGGGAATTGGGATTCGGTTATAGAGCTCGATACATAATTGGTGCTGCAAAGTTAATGCATCAGGATAAACCAGTTAGCATGTCGGATACCGAATACATCAAATCATGGCATAAGAAGTTATCGAAACCCGAGATTCGCGAGCGTTTCTTGGCATTTCCTGGGGTCGGGCCAAAGGTAGCTGATTGCGTTTGTTTAATGGGAATGCAGATGGATGATGTGGTTCCGATTGACGTGCATATGCAGCGTATAGCAGAGAGAGATTACCGATTTAATGCTACTGCAAACAAGGCAGAAGAGCTAAAAGAACGTTATAAAGCTCTACCATTAACCAGAAAATCTATGAATATCAAATTAGAGCTGGCGCGGGAAATGTTTGCTTCGAAATGGGGGCCTTATGCAGGGTGGGCACAAGGCGTTATATTTGCACAAGAGATAAATAAGACTGTCGGTGCTACTACTGAGGACATGCACTTGGTGAAGAGGGTTAAGAAAGAGGAGGAAAAGTCCAGTAGCGCTACCTTGGAAGTCAAAGTTGAAGGTATCGAATATTCAAACACTGGGCGTCCGATGAGATGGGCGAGCAAGAAGGTAAACTACAACGTGTGA
- the TEM1 gene encoding Ras family GTPase TEM1 (Syntenic homolog of Ashbya gossypii AER132W; Syntenic homolog of Saccharomyces cerevisiae YML064C (TEM1)), which translates to MVGESGIPQPKNEVKIKIGLIGDAQVGKTSLMVKYVQNVFDEEYTQTLGVHYLERKINLGSTDVIFSIMDLGGQREFINMLPLVSNRAVAIIFLFDLTRPETLTSIREWFRQARGFNDTAIPLLVGTKYDLFINLDASYQEEISKTSMRYAQAMGAPLVFCSTASSINVQKIFKVIIAKAFRLTLRIPEIRDIGDPLLIYKSLGNSVPKRDAAGTVMAASSGYSPTSATVEQGQYRQSERAQHTASEQ; encoded by the coding sequence ATGGTCGGTGAAAGTGGAATTCCTCAGCCGAAGAATGAGGTAAAGATTAAGATAGGACTCATCGGAGATGCACAGGTAGGTAAAACTTCACTGATGGTGAAATACGTCCAAAATGTGTTTGATGAAGAATATACACAAACTTTAGGAGTGCACTATTTGGAGAGAAAGATCAATTTGGGATCCACGGATGTGATTTTTTCAATTATGGATCTCGGTGGACAAAGGGAGTTTATTAACATGTTGCCTCTAGTGTCGAACAGGGCAGTAGCGATAATATTTCTGTTTGACCTAACACGACCAGAAACTCTTACATCGATCCGGGAGTGGTTCAGACAGGCCAGAGGGTTTAATGACACTGCGATTCCGCTACTTGTGGGGACGAAATATGATCTTTTCATAAACCTGGATGCCTCATATCAGGAAGAGATATCTAAAACCAGCATGCGTTATGCACAGGCGATGGGAGCTCCACTGGTTTTTTGCTCTACTGCATCTTCTATTAATGTACAAAAGATTTTCAAGGTTATCATAGCCAAGGCCTTCCGATTGACGCTGCGAATTCCGGAAATTAGGGATATCGGTGACCCTTTACTTATTTACAAGTCGCTGGGTAACTCTGTTCCAAAGCGAGATGCAGCAGGGACGGTTATGGCGGCTTCATCGGGTTATAGCCCGACGTCGGCGACAGTCGAACAGGGACAGTATCGTCAGTCGGAGCGCGCACAACACACGGCATCTGAGCAATAA
- the RPS1B gene encoding 40S ribosomal protein eS1 (Syntenic homolog of Ashbya gossypii AER131C; Syntenic homolog of Saccharomyces cerevisiae YML063W (RPS1B) and YLR441C (RPS1A)), producing the protein MAVGKNKRLSKGKKGLKKKVVDPFTRKEWYDIKAPTTFENRNVGKTLVNKSTGLKNAADFLKGRVVEVCLADLQGSEDHSFKKVKLRVDEVQGKNLLTNFHGLDFTTDKLRSMVRKWQTLIEANVTVKTADDYVLRVFAIAFTRKQSNQIKKTSYAQSSHIRAIRKVISEILTREVQNATLAQLTSKLIPEVINKEIENATKDIFPLQNVHIRKVKLLKQPKFDLGALMSLHGEASGEEKGKKVAGFKDEILETV; encoded by the coding sequence ATGGCTGTTGGTAAAAACAAGAGATTGTCCAAGGGTAAGAAGGgtttgaagaagaaggtcGTCGACCCATTCACCAGAAAGGAATGGTACGATATTAAGGCTCCAACCACCTTTGAAAACAGAAACGTTGGTAAGACTTTGGTTAACAAGTCTACTGGTTTGAAGAACGCTGCTGATTTCTTGAAGGGTCGTGTCGTTGAAGTTTGTTTGGCTGACTTGCAAGGTTCTGAAGACCACTCTTTCAAGAAGGTTAAGTTGAGAGTCGATGAAGTTCAAGGTAAGAACTTGTTGACCAACTTCCACGGTTTGGACTTTACCACCGATAAGTTGAGATCTATGGTTAGAAAGTGGCAAACATTGATCGAAGCTAACGTTACCGTTAAGACTGCTGACGACTACGTTTTGAGAGTTTTCGCTATTGCTTTCACCAGAAAACAATCTAACCAAATCAAGAAGACCTCTTACGCTCAATCTTCTCATATCAGAGCCATTAGAAAGGTTATTTCTGAGATCTTGACCAGAGAAGTGCAAAACGCTACTTTGGCTCAATTGACTTCTAAGTTGATCCCAGAAGTCATCAACAAGGAAATTGAAAACGCTACTAAGGACATCTTCCCATTGCAAAACGTCCACATTAGAAAGGTGAAGTTGTTGAAGCAGCCAAAGTTCGACTTGGGTGCTTTGATGTCTTTGCACGGCGAAGCTTCCGGTGAAGAGAAGGGTAAGAAGGTTGCTGGCTTCAAGGACGAAATCTTGGAAACCGTGTAA
- the SEC39 gene encoding Sec39p (Syntenic homolog of Ashbya gossypii AER129C; Syntenic homolog of Saccharomyces cerevisiae YLR440C (SEC39)) — MLKDQLYILLSTFAARADELKVVRFFTEQKELSHKEILEVISVFWRELDNPTNLYFIFDKVANQIEPNDQLFYELLENDESLIALVECGVDSVSKRSKLLRDHVAETLSKWQLTIDERDLIHTFLKARIILCNELVSDALFYDPLLKKLRHCSEFKNQEAFEKWVTGVLRPLAHLNRRIEPQLMISSFEQQPAEEIMNLFASIASDEPVVFKSVVNFEAVPYAQYSGAFAEFLSVFLTVDNFSLDSNNNFEAFKFMASEVKQALGDDNNHLRRAFEAQLLEILYQNSKRLMRLNPPYLSRDLIRILNSIDPEITIDDDISSQKLVAYTNYMNSLEIKSFKDLHKLSNADQWTQLTAFGSMSKTLLTSSSNAETLDYLIESQHVFNNLTRHQKISAVIESLLSLGEFSLLDRLVSKAGFQFEEPVLLKHFWRFFNSAHEGSRDEPEIVNASYVLAKLPKENYSHLHGILKLADELSQYELSYSRGIPFIPRHILEFKHDPYELIQKLLTDNSLLYRDYTTTSHLLKLIYEGLEIQPKSSDYSRELTKLLVLHVEYAVANMNFQFAYKKTMELFDSHGDVSEYWATFFQVGKYVDPNWTDNETPTEIIYLQLEVLGRLLHICPLDEVEAVVLLWSGLELELTNRTDLDDPYSLSKDKSGRKLQKEIMQQVSTSVSNILTGGYKWAIGDD; from the coding sequence ATGCTTAAGGATCAATTATATATCCTTCTAAGCACTTTCGCTGCTCGTGCTGATGAGTTAAAAGTAGTCAGGTTTTTTACTGAACAAAAAGAACTATCCCATAAAGAGATACTTGAAGTTATTTCTGTGTTTTGGAGGGAACTTGATAATCCTACTAATTTATATTTCATATTTGATAAAGTGGCGAACCAAATCGAACCAAATGACCAATTATTTTATGAGTTACTTGAAAATGATGAGAGTTTGATTGCTTTGGTTGAATGTGGTGTTGATTCTGTCAGTAAGCGGAGTAAATTATTAAGGGACCATGTTGCAGAAACTTTAAGCAAATGGCAACTAACAATTGATGAAAGGGATTTAATTCATACATTTTTGAAAGCTAGGATTATTTTGTGTAACGAACTTGTGTCAGATGCATTGTTTTATGACCCGCTTTTAAAGAAGCTACGTCATTGCTCAGAGTTCAAAAACCAAGAAGCATTTGAAAAATGGGTTACTGGGGTACTACGTCCGCTAGCGCATTTAAATCGCCGTATTGAACCTCAACTGATGATTTCTAGCTTTGAGCAGCAACCGGCGGAGGAGATCATGAACCTCTTTGCCTCTATTGCGTCAGATGAGCCGGTCGTATTCAAGTCCGTTGTTAATTTTGAAGCAGTTCCATATGCACAGTATTCAGGTGCGTTTGCTGAGTTTCTTTCTGTGTTCTTAACGGTTGATAACTTTTCTTTGGATTCTAATAACAACTTTGAAGCATTTAAGTTCATGGCGTCCGAAGTGAAGCAAGCTTTGGGGGACGACAACAATCACTTACGTCGTGCATTTGAGGCTCAATTGTTGGAAATATTGTATCAAAATTCGAAGCGCTTGATGAGACTCAATCCTCCATACCTTTCGCGTGATTTAATACGTATTTTGAATAGTATTGATCCAGAAATAACCATCGATGATGATATCTCCTCTCAAAAATTGGTGGCCTACACTAACTACATGAACTCATTGGAAATCAAAAGCTTTAAGGACTTGCATAAACTATCCAATGCTGATCAATGGACACAACTCACTGCGTTTGGGTCAATGAGCAAAACCCTTCTTACTTCTTCGTCAAATGCAGAGACATTGGACTATTTAATCGAATCGCAACATGTGTTCAACAACTTGACCAGACATCAGAAAATTTCAGCTGTAATAGAATCATTATTATCTCTAGGAGAGTTTTCTTTGCTTGACCGCCTCGTTTCGAAAGCAGGATTTCAGTTTGAAGAGCCTGTCTTGTTGAAGCATTTCTGGAGGTTTTTTAATAGTGCCCATGAAGGATCTCGTGATGAACCAGAAATCGTTAACGCAAGTTATGTACTAGCTAAACTTCCAAAAGAGAACTATTCTCATTTGCATGGAATTTTGAAGCTAGCTGATGAATTATCACAGTACGAATTAAGTTATTCGCGTGGTATCCCTTTTATTCCTAGGCATATATTAGAATTCAAGCATGATCCTTATGAACTAATACAAAAGCTTTTGACAGATAACTCGCTATTATATCGGGACTATACAACTACTTCACATTTACTAAAATTAATTTACGAGGGTTTAGAAATTCAGCCTAAATCTTCTGACTATAGTCGAGAATTAACGAAGTTGCTAGTTCTGCATGTCGAGTACGCTGTAGCCAACATGAACTTCCAATTTGCTTATAAGAAGACTATGGAACTATTTGATTCCCACGGGGATGTGTCTGAATATTGGGCGACTTTCTTCCAAGTGGGCAAATACGTTGATCCTAACTGGACGGATAACGAGACACCTACAGAAATAATTTATCTACAATTGGAGGTTCTAGGAAGACTTTTGCACATTTGTCCTCTCGATGAAGTAGAAGCTGTTGTATTGCTATGGAGTGGTCTGGAATTGGAATTGACCAATAGAACAGACTTGGACGACCCTTATTCATTATCTAAGGACAAGTCGGGCAGGAAACTTCAAAAGGAGATTATGCAGCAAGTTTCTACCAGCGTATCCAATATACTAACTGGTGGTTATAAATGGGCGATCGGGGACGATTAA
- the MRPL4 gene encoding mitochondrial 54S ribosomal protein uL29m (Syntenic homolog of Ashbya gossypii AER126W; Syntenic homolog of Saccharomyces cerevisiae YLR439W (MRPL4)), translating into MAGATRSFHNFACALARTKYSQPKPKPPPRTNVRLPTQLTHHDADLKVTAPIPPSSKNLKVPEDHPLWQFFSNRKYMRTKNELDVNSRPWSIPELRRKSFDDLHSLWYNCLKERNILARENHLWKNAMEGRADIYGPVDQNIRTTMWRIRHVLSERDWSFRNAKEESENIRATLTEEFESDFLSEENEESAFDMLTRFQYAVYGISEYIDENTVDRDFVDGIKHIATLKLRKFAPLDSEIKDLLMTSESKITDAGEAFVLFTAENNLKAMQEASTAVKELRESGNSVSRYDELNTVAEYMKRLANAQASV; encoded by the coding sequence ATGGCCGGTGCAACAAGATCTTTTCATAACTTTGCTTGTGCTCTAGCAAGGACAAAATATTCACAACCAAAGCCAAAACCTCCTCCAAGGACTAACGTTAGATTACCAACGCAATTAACACACCATGATGCTGATTTGAAGGTCACTGCTCCTATTCCGCCATCTTCTAAAAACTTGAAAGTTCCTGAGGATCATCCTTTATGGCAATTTTTTTCTAACAGGAAATATATGAGAACTAAAAATGAGTTAGATGTGAATTCAAGGCCTTGGTCGATTCCTGAATTGAGAAGAAAATCATTTGATGACCTGCATTCGCTCTGGTATAACTGTTTGAAGGAGAGGAACATCTTGGCTCGTGAAAATCATTTATGGAAGAATGCCATGGAGGGTAGGGCAGATATTTACGGTCCTGTGGACCAAAATATTAGAACTACCATGTGGAGAATAAGACATGTTCTCAGCGAGCGTGACTGGTCATTTAGAAACGCTAAGGAAGAATCTGAAAATATCCGGGCTACGTTGACCGAGGAATTTGAGAGTGATTTCCTAAGtgaagaaaatgaagaGTCTGCCTTTGACATGTTAACCCGTTTTCAATACGCTGTATATGGTATCAGCGAATATATAGATGAGAATACAGTAGACAGGGACTTTGTGGATGGTATTAAGCATATAGCCACTCTAAAGTTAAGGAAGTTTGCACCACTGGATAGTGAAATCAAAGATCTACTGATGACGTCAGAGAGTAAAATAACAGATGCTGGAGAGGCTTTTGTTTTATTCACAGCAGAAAATAACCTAAAGGCTATGCAGGAAGCATCCACTGCGGTCAAGGAGTTAAGAGAGAGTGGAAACAGTGTCTCTAGATATGATGAACTCAATACTGTCGCTGAGTACATGAAACGTTTAGCAAATGCTCAAGCTTCGGTTTGA
- the MFT1 gene encoding Mft1p (Syntenic homolog of Ashbya gossypii AER130W; Syntenic homolog of Saccharomyces cerevisiae YML062C (MFT1)) yields the protein MIKPEQVQQVQKRLAVYQQGSQFSYYLSSVSQLYEICQSVLMGNLTEESQFNEASLTKLRQNIGTKYVENKIMIECEKMKVNVQDISVESALENAKADLKEVLPSLREFRNELESRNERLEQMAKDIKDFNYENHQLAIAMTTLKLSKEAWVDLLGEAAFDKLLASKVFHVERNGLYTIRERLLEPEDELRRINSVMKDDIRRLNQDLQNYQSKWLQNAEVVERIGEVLRQGLVDRSDVVKPGDVDIDEEEEDERYMRQDEASVLSAEGDDSDSYEEDEDIDEDDNERWVGSDSPHEVEVEKQEEHVNSVEPEEEQPNDQVDGNSPAFTSEGDNHDVEMKDATPADDATQYTANNDNSTDAGAPSV from the coding sequence ATGATTAAACCTGAGCAGGTCCAACAGGTTCAGAAAAGGTTAGCCGTATATCAGCAAGGTAGTCAGTTTTCTTATTATTTGTCCTCCGTTAGTCAACTTTATGAAATATGTCAAAGTGTGTTAATGGGTAATTTAACAGAGGAATCACAATTCAATGAGGCTTCTTTAACGAAATTAAGGCAGAATATTGGCACGAAGTATGTTGAGAATAAGATTATGATAGAATGTGAGAAGATGAAGGTAAATGTGCAGGATATTAGTGTGGAATCCGCACTTGAAAATGCTAAAGCTGACTTAAAAGAGGTGCTTCCAAGCCTGCGAGAGTTTAGAAATGAGCTTGAAAGCCGCAATGAGCGTTTGGAACAGATGGCAAAGGATATTAAGGATTTTAATTATGAAAACCACCAGCTGGCGATTGCGATGACCACTTTGAAGCTGAGTAAAGAAGCTTGGGTAGACTTGCTTGGTGAAGCCGCTTTTGATAAATTACTGGCTTCTAAGGTATTTCATGTCGAGCGCAATGGCTTGTACACTATCCGAGAGAGGTTGTTAGAACCTGAAGATGAATTGAGACGCATCAACTCTGTTATGAAGGACGATATCAGAAGACTTAACCAGGATTTGCAAAACTACCAGAGTAAATGGCTGCAGAATGCGGAAGTGGTAGAGCGGATTGGAGAAGTATTACGACAGGGCCTTGTTGATCGAAGCGATGTGGTGAAGCCTGGGGATGTCGATATAGAcgaggaagaggaagatgaaAGGTACATGAGACAAGACGAGGCTAGTGTACTAAGCGCAGAAGGTGATGATTCGGATTCCTACgaagaagacgaagatattgatgaggaCGATAACGAGAGATGGGTTGGCTCTGACTCACCTCACGAAGTGGAAGTAGAAAAGCAAGAAGAGCATGTTAATTCTGTGGAACCCGAAGAGGAACAGCCAAATGACCAAGTTGATGGAAATAGCCCCGCATTTACGTCGGAAGGCGATAATCATGACGTTGAGATGAAGGACGCTACACCTGCTGACGATGCTACCCAATATACTGCGAATAACGACAATAGCACGGACGCAGGTGCGCCGAGCGTGTGA
- the PIF1 gene encoding DNA helicase PIF1 (Syntenic homolog of Ashbya gossypii AER128W; Syntenic homolog of Saccharomyces cerevisiae YML061C (PIF1)): MFWRCHQYWNSHRPLLLLSKSRVPGIYSNFGIQMKNKLELSTCNNSVAKRLKHDSRDASVNERSQDIPLDLWDTSGDDDILLYVQSNENKDCSDSKCAVNAAPSCQSDIITIESSPESNKTTAKSHSPHLKPVENVSLFLNSNTVPDIHERRNTLRLGERLGEQAAASTFALGKLTSSRPSKQQLKASNLSDDNSKLTLLTQPARTDDQDAGVRPKRAVDGERKRVKCLILSEEQQNVIKLVDKGLNIFYTGSAGTGKSILLRELIKRLKVKYGSHGTVAITASTGLAACNIGGITLHSFAGVGLGNGTTENLLKKVKRSRKHVQRWNNCKCLIVDEISMIDGELLDKIDFIAKKIRKSEKPFGGIQVIFCGDFFQLPPVTKNGDQPRFAFDSDSWKQGINITIMLNKVFRQQGDNKFVEMLNAMRVGKITPETEIAFKQLSRPLEEDKIIPAQLFSTRYEVNKANNSQLAKLEGKPRYFNAIDGGDLTDEDAKARYLANFLAPKKLVLKVGAQVMNIKNYDDTLVNGSLGKVIDFIDEATFMFYESICEDDMNVKECEEYRNYLIENNFKVPEKDDEDIKKETRSTMVKKALQEQFRKVDKDEPVDPLGDTIFDFLKEVNPKHPNGYANLERKKQLLQEVHLSSKGKKLPLVQFFQPDNSTRTVLIREEAWAIEDENEKPLVTRVQLPLMLAWALSIHKSQGQTLHKVKVDLKNIFEKGQAYVALSRAISRDGLQVLNFNSAKVAAHERVAKFYQGLMSADDALKTLKAPQRTLDYIFAKGKSLFTSKAVEKKRANEDSNANKNSEPESEPIMVNVDREESMFFEPRQAEDYA, translated from the coding sequence ATGTTTTGGCGGTGCCATCAATACTGGAATTCCCATAGACCGCTGCTGCTGctttcaaaatcaagggTGCCAGGTATCTATAGTAATTTTGGCATTCAGATGAAGAATAAATTAGAATTATCAACTTGTAATAACTCAGTGGCGAAGCGACTAAAGCATGATAGTCGTGATGCTAGCGTTAATGAAAGATCTCAAGATATACCATTAGATTTATGGGATACAAGTGGTGATGACGATATATTACTATATGTTCAGTCAAATGAAAACAAAGATTGTTCTGATTCTAAATGTGCTGTTAATGCTGCGCCGAGCTGCCAGTCTGATATTATTACTATAGAATCTTCGCCCGAAAGTAACAAAACAACTGCTAAATCGCACTCTCCACACTTGAAGCCTGTTGAAAACGTATCTTTATTTTTAAACTCCAATACTGTACCTGATATCCATGAGAGGCGGAATACTTTGCGATTGGGAGAGCGATTAGGCGAGCAAGCAGCGGCATCTACATTTGCACTTGGCAAGCTAACATCTTCAAGACCTTCTAAACAACAGTTAAAGGCTTCCAATCTTAGCGATGACAATAGCAAGTTAACATTATTGACGCAACCGGCAAGAACGGATGATCAGGATGCAGGAGTTAGGCCCAAGCGAGCAGTGGATGGTGAGCGGAAAAGGGTAAAATGTTTGATACTTAGCGAAGAGCAGCAGAATGTTATTAAATTGGTTGATAAAGGATTAAACATCTTTTACACTGGTAGTGCAGGTACAGGGAAATCTATTTTACTGCGAGAACTTATAAAAAGACTAAAGGTTAAATACGGTAGCCATGGTACTGTAGCGATCACAGCATCCACTGGGTTAGCAGCGTGCAATATAGGCGGCATTACATTACATTCATTTGCTGGGGTAGGCTTAGGCAATGGTACAACCGAAAATCTACTGAAGAAAGTGAAACGGTCCAGGAAACATGTGCAACGATGGAATAACTGTAAATGTCTGATAGTAGACGAAATCTCAATGATTGATGGAGAGCTATTGGATAAGATAGACTTCATAGCTAAGAAGATCAGAAAGTCTGAAAAACCGTTTGGTGGCATACAAGTTATATTCTGCGGTGATTTCTTCCAATTACCGCCAGTTACAAAGAACGGCGACCAGCCACGGTTTGCATTTGATTCCGATTCATGGAAGCAAGGGATTAACATCACAATTATGCTTAATAAAGTATTTAGACAACAAGGTGACAATAAATTTGTTGAGATGCTGAACGCCATGCGTGTAGGAAAGATCACTCCCGAAACCGAGATTGCGTTTAAGCAGCTTTCAAGGCCGTTGgaagaagataaaataATACCAGCACAACTCTTCAGCACAAGATATGAAGTTAATAAAGCAAATAATAGCCAATTAGCAAAACTGGAGGGTAAACCTAGGTATTTTAATGCGATTGATGGTGGGGATCTCACAGACGAAGATGCTAAAGCAAGATATTTGGCGAACTTCTTGGCACCAAAAAAACTGGTACTAAAAGTTGGTGCCCAAGTAATGAATATCAAAAATTATGACGACACACTTGTTAATGGATCACTTGGAAAAGTAATTGACTTTATTGATGAAGCAACTTTTATGTTTTATGAAAGTATTTGTGAGGATGATATGAACGTTAAAGAATGCGAGGAATATCGAAACTACTTGATTGAAAATAATTTTAAGGTACCAGAGAAAGATGACGAGGATATAAAGAAAGAAACGAGATCCACAATGGTTAAAAAAGCTTTACAAGAGCAGTTCAGGAAGGTCGATAAGGATGAACCTGTTGATCCACTTGGAGATACTATATTTGACTTTCTGAAAGAAGTTAACCCGAAACATCCAAATGGTTATGCAAATTTAGAGCGTAAAAAACAACTCTTGCAAGAAGTCCACCTAAGCTCTAAGGGCAAGAAATTACCATTAGTTCAATTTTTTCAACCTGATAACTCTACGAGGACTGTTCTTATTCGTGAGGAAGCATGGGCTATAGAAGATGAAAACGAAAAACCACTGGTAACAAGAGTGCAGCTACCTTTAATGTTAGCATGGGCTTTATCTATTCACAAATCTCAAGGACAAACGTTGCACAAGGTTAAGGTAGACTTAAAGAACATTTTTGAAAAAGGTCAAGCTTATGTGGCACTATCAAGGGCAATTTCTAGGGATGGTCTGCAGGTGCTGAATTTCAATAGCGCAAAAGTTGCTGCTCATGAGAGGGTTGCAAAGTTCTATCAAGGTTTGATGTCCGCAGACGATGCTTTGAAAACGCTAAAGGCGCCACAAAGAACTTTGGACTACATATTCGCTAAGGGCAAAAGCCTATTTACGTCTAAGGCTGTTGAGAAAAAGCGAGCCAACGAGGATAGTAATGCAAACAAAAATAGTGAACCGGAAAGCGAGCCTATTATGGTAAACGTAGACCGCGAAGAATCCATGTTCTTTGAACCACGGCAGGCTGAAGACTACGCCTAA